The DNA sequence TCGACCGACTCGGCCAGTTCCTCGAAGGACGTGCCGTTGTCGGCGGCTTCCAGGATCAGAGAACGGACGGCGTCCGCGATTTCCTGCCGGCCGCCGTAGCCGACCGCCACGTTGACGAGTATTCCCTTGACGTCGAGCGTGGCCTGCTCGGCCTCTTTCAGGACGGTCTGCGTCTCGGCCGGGAGCAGGTCGAGCTGGCCCACGTGGTGGACGCGCCAACGGCCGTCCGCCGCCAGCCCGCGCACCGTGTTCTCGATGATGCCGAGGAGCGGCTTCAGCTCCTTCGCCGGCCGGTCCAGGTTGTCGGTCGACAGCATCCACAGGGTGACGACCTCGACGTCCGTCTCGTCACACCAGCCCAGAAGCTCCTGGATCTTGTCCGCGCCGGCCTGGTGACCCTGCTCCGGGGTCCGCCCGTCGGCCCGGGCCCAGCGGCGGTTGCCGTCCAGGATGACGCCGATGTGCTTGGGCACCTGGGCGTGATCGAGGCGGCCTTCCACCCGGTGTGCGTAGAGCCTGTACACCAGGTCGCGCAACTTCACGTTTCCAGCCCCTCCATGCCACTGCGGTTCCCCGCCACTGCGGGCGCCCGAGAGCGCCACATTACTGCCAGCGTGTCGCGAGGACCCAACTCGGCCGGTCACCGGGTCGTGATAGTCAGTGGCGACATGACCGATTCGCACTACCGCGCGGCCGAAACTCGCTACGACTCCATGGAGTACCGGCGAAGCGGCCGCAGCGGGCTCAAACTGCCCGCCATCTCCCTCGGACTGTGGCACAACTTCGGGGACGACCGCACCCTGGCCTCACAGCGCGCCATTCTCCGGCGCGCCTTCGACCTGGGCATCACCCACTTTGATCTGGCCAACAACTACGGACCGCCGCCCGGTTCCGCCGAGCTGAACTTCGGCAAGCTCTTCGCCCAGGACTTCCGGCCCTACCGCGACGAACTGCTCATCTCCACCAAGGCCGGCTATCTGATGCACCCCGGCCCGTACGGCGAATGGGGTTCGCGGAAATACCTGCTCTCGTCCCTCGACGCGTCACTGGTCCGAATGGGTGTCGATTACGTCGATATCTTCTACTCGCACCGCTTCGACCCGCACACCCCGCTGGAGGAGACGATGGGCGCCCTCGCGTCCGCCGTCCGGCAGGGGAAGGCCCTCTACGCCGGTGTCTCCTCGTACACGGCGGAGCAGACCAGGGAGGCCGCCCGGCTGCTGCGCGAGATGGGCGTGCCCGCGCTGATCCACCAGCCCTCCTACTCCATGATCAACCGCTGGACGGAGGACGACGGGCTGCTCGACACCCTGGAGGACGAGGGCATGGGCTGCATCTCCTTCGCGCCGCTGGCCCAGGGGCTGCTCACGGACAAGTACCTGGGCGGGAACGTGCCGGCGGGCTCCCGGGCCGCCAAGGGGACGTCGCTGGACCCGACGCTGCTCACCGAGGACATGCTGCGCCGGCTGCGCGGCCTGGACGGGATCGCGCGGCGCCGCGGGCAGTCGCTGGCGCAGCTGGCGCTGCGCTGGGTGCTGCGGGACGAGCGGATGACCTCCGCGCTGATCGGCGCCTCCAGCGTGGGGCAGCTGGAGGCGAATGTGGCGGCGCTGGAGGGACCGGAATTGACCGGGGAAGAACTGGCTGAGATCGATTCCTTCGCGGTGAGCGCGGAAGGGGTCAACATCTGGGCGAATCGGGGCGGCTCGTAGGGGTCTGCGGGGATCCGGGGGGGGGCAGGGGGATAGCGAGCGGGGGAGAGGGGTTGGGAGGGGTACGAGAGGCGCGAGGAGTGGGGCCGGACGCCGGGGGGCCGGGCGCCGGGTACCGGAGGGGGCGGGCGGTGACCTGCGGCCGCGCGGGGCCGGCCCGCGCGGCCGACCCCGCCCGTCGGCCACAGATGTCCGACAGGTGTCCCGCACGCATCGCGTAGACGCTTCGCGAATGATTTGTGCATGAATCGTGGGTGATTCCGGCGCCCTTGCGGCGGGGGAATTCCACCGGATCCGGATCACAACTGCCCGGAGTCGCACGAATCCATACGGAGAGTGACATCCGCCCATGAAAAACGGGCCGGTCCGTGGGGGGGATACGGACCGGCCCGAGGGGGGGTTTCCACCATAACCGGTCGGAGGGGGTGCATCGCGCATCGGCGAGGGTGACATAGCGTGGCGCGCTGACTTTCGGCACAGTTGTTGATCTTGTAATGCTCGGCGGCCGGGGTCACGGGATCCCCGTTCCTCCGTGTCAGCACTGGGGCTACGGTGTAGAACCAGCCAAGTGATCACCTGCCGATCGTGCTGTCCGTCACCGTCATCGAAATGTTGCACAAACTCGTCGCCGACTTGACGGGGGTGGGCCGAATGGGGGGGGCGAGGCGAGCGTTCGGGCAGCGGAACGCTGACGCCGGTCGCCGGAGCACGTGCTTCCCCCTGGGGGTCGGGGCCCCTCCCCCTCCCCTCCCTCCCCGGCCCCCTCCCCGCCTCCGCCCCCATCAAGGCCGCGCCGACCACCCGCCCGCCAGGAGGGCCAGCCAGGCTCCGGCGAGCAGGAAGGGTCCGAGGGGCATGGTCGTGCCGCGTCCCGCGCCGCGGGTGAGCATCAGCGCGATGCCGTACACCGAACCCAGCAGCAGACCCGCGAGGCCGCCGAGTATCAGCACGCCCCAGCCGTACCAGCCCAGTGCGCAGCCCAGCCCCGCGGCGAGCTTGACGTCGCCGAACCCCATCCCGGCCGGGTGGGCCAGGAACAGCAGGAGGTAGGCGCCGCCGAGCACCAGGCCCCCGAGCAGGGCTCCGGTCCACGTGCCGCCGGACGCCGGCAGCAGGGCGGTCACTCCGAGCAGCGCGGCCGTGCCCACGCCCAGGGGCAGCGTCAGGGCGTCCGGTAACCGGTGCACGGCCCAGTCCACTCCCGCGAG is a window from the Streptomyces mobaraensis genome containing:
- a CDS encoding isoprenyl transferase, yielding MKLRDLVYRLYAHRVEGRLDHAQVPKHIGVILDGNRRWARADGRTPEQGHQAGADKIQELLGWCDETDVEVVTLWMLSTDNLDRPAKELKPLLGIIENTVRGLAADGRWRVHHVGQLDLLPAETQTVLKEAEQATLDVKGILVNVAVGYGGRQEIADAVRSLILEAADNGTSFEELAESVDIDHITKHLYTRGQPDPDLIIRTSGEQRLSGFMLWQSAHSEYYFCEVFWPAFRKVDFLRALRDYAARHRRYGY
- the mgrA gene encoding L-glyceraldehyde 3-phosphate reductase, with product MTDSHYRAAETRYDSMEYRRSGRSGLKLPAISLGLWHNFGDDRTLASQRAILRRAFDLGITHFDLANNYGPPPGSAELNFGKLFAQDFRPYRDELLISTKAGYLMHPGPYGEWGSRKYLLSSLDASLVRMGVDYVDIFYSHRFDPHTPLEETMGALASAVRQGKALYAGVSSYTAEQTREAARLLREMGVPALIHQPSYSMINRWTEDDGLLDTLEDEGMGCISFAPLAQGLLTDKYLGGNVPAGSRAAKGTSLDPTLLTEDMLRRLRGLDGIARRRGQSLAQLALRWVLRDERMTSALIGASSVGQLEANVAALEGPELTGEELAEIDSFAVSAEGVNIWANRGGS
- a CDS encoding prepilin peptidase; the encoded protein is MNWLSIVLVASAALYGTLAGTLVPGARYRLSVEPDEPWRTVAPCGHVLGGGIGWGRCTACGRTRYGPGVVWPAGATAVVCAVTAAVVGPRPELGVWLLAIPVGVVLAGVDWAVHRLPDALTLPLGVGTAALLGVTALLPASGGTWTGALLGGLVLGGAYLLLFLAHPAGMGFGDVKLAAGLGCALGWYGWGVLILGGLAGLLLGSVYGIALMLTRGAGRGTTMPLGPFLLAGAWLALLAGGWSARP